In the genome of Dickeya fangzhongdai, one region contains:
- the acpP gene encoding acyl carrier protein: protein MSTIEERVKKIIVEQLGVKPEEVVNNASFVDDLGADSLDTVELVMALEEEFDTEIPDEEAEKITTVQAAIDFIQANQQ, encoded by the coding sequence ATGAGCACTATCGAAGAACGCGTTAAGAAAATCATCGTTGAACAGCTGGGCGTTAAGCCGGAAGAAGTCGTGAACAATGCCTCTTTCGTTGATGACCTGGGCGCTGATTCTCTTGACACTGTTGAGCTGGTAATGGCATTGGAAGAAGAATTCGATACCGAGATCCCAGACGAAGAAGCTGAAAAAATCACGACTGTTCAGGCAGCCATCGATTTTATTCAGGCTAATCAGCAGTAA
- the yceD gene encoding 23S rRNA accumulation protein YceD: protein MQKVKLPLTLDAVRTAQKRLDYVGVYTAEQVMRVAESVVSVDSDVNATLSFSIDSQRLAVIDGQADVTVTLLCQRCGKPFEHQVHATFCFSPVISDEQAEALPEAYEPIEVNEFGEVDLLAMVEDELILSLPIAPVHDSEHCEVSETDMVFGQLPAEAEKPNPFAVLASLKRK from the coding sequence ATGCAAAAGGTAAAATTACCCTTAACCCTTGATGCGGTTCGCACTGCTCAAAAGCGTTTAGATTATGTTGGTGTCTATACGGCTGAACAGGTGATGCGTGTTGCCGAATCAGTGGTTAGTGTGGACAGTGATGTGAATGCGACGCTGTCGTTCAGCATTGACAGCCAACGGCTGGCGGTGATTGATGGACAGGCTGATGTGACGGTGACGTTGCTGTGTCAGCGCTGCGGCAAGCCTTTCGAACATCAGGTCCACGCCACGTTCTGTTTTAGCCCGGTCATCAGTGATGAACAGGCCGAAGCCTTGCCGGAAGCGTATGAACCTATCGAAGTCAATGAGTTCGGTGAGGTTGATTTGCTGGCGATGGTTGAAGATGAGCTTATCCTCTCTTTGCCCATTGCGCCGGTGCATGATTCTGAACACTGTGAAGTGTCCGAAACGGATATGGTGTTTGGTCAGTTACCCGCCGAGGCGGAAAAACCGAATCCATTTGCCGTATTAGCCAGTTTAAAGCGTAAGTAA
- the rpmF gene encoding 50S ribosomal protein L32 — MAVQQNKPSRSKRGMRRAHDALTTSAVSVDKVSGETHLRHHVTADGYYRGRKVVAK; from the coding sequence ATGGCCGTACAACAGAATAAACCTAGCCGTTCCAAACGTGGTATGCGTCGTGCTCACGATGCGCTGACCACTTCCGCTGTATCCGTAGATAAAGTTTCCGGCGAAACGCATCTGCGTCACCACGTCACTGCGGATGGTTACTACCGCGGTCGCAAGGTTGTTGCCAAGTAA
- the fabG gene encoding 3-oxoacyl-ACP reductase FabG: MNFEGKIALVTGASRGIGRAIAETLAARGATVIGTATSDKGAADISEWLGPKGKGYALNVTDSASIESVLASIKEAFGDIDILVNNAGITRDDLMMRMKDEAWQEVLDTNLSSVFRLSKAVLRAMMKKRFGRIITVGSVIGSRGNAGQANYAAAKAGLVGFSKSLAQEVASRGITVNVVAPGFIETDMTRALTEEQRVGILANVPANRLGDAKEIASAVAFLASDEAGYITGETLHVNGGMYMI, from the coding sequence ATGAATTTTGAAGGAAAAATTGCCCTGGTGACGGGCGCAAGTCGTGGCATTGGTCGGGCGATTGCCGAGACGCTGGCTGCCCGCGGCGCCACCGTAATCGGTACGGCCACCAGCGACAAAGGGGCGGCGGATATCAGCGAGTGGCTGGGGCCGAAAGGCAAAGGCTATGCGCTGAACGTTACGGATAGCGCCTCGATTGAAAGCGTTTTAGCCAGCATCAAAGAAGCGTTCGGCGATATTGATATTCTGGTGAATAACGCCGGTATTACGCGTGATGATCTGATGATGCGTATGAAAGACGAAGCCTGGCAGGAAGTGCTGGATACCAACCTGAGCTCCGTTTTCCGGCTGTCCAAGGCGGTGCTGCGCGCCATGATGAAAAAACGTTTTGGCCGCATCATCACTGTAGGGTCTGTCATCGGTTCCCGCGGCAACGCCGGTCAGGCCAACTATGCCGCCGCCAAGGCTGGACTGGTTGGCTTTAGCAAATCGCTGGCGCAGGAAGTCGCGTCTCGCGGCATCACCGTTAACGTGGTGGCGCCGGGCTTTATCGAAACCGATATGACGCGGGCATTGACAGAAGAACAGCGTGTGGGCATTTTGGCGAATGTTCCTGCCAACCGTCTGGGTGATGCGAAAGAAATCGCCAGCGCTGTAGCGTTTTTAGCCTCTGATGAGGCGGGTTACATTACTGGCGAAACATTGCATGTCAATGGTGGCATGTATATGATCTGA
- the plsX gene encoding phosphate acyltransferase PlsX — MTRLTLALDAMGGDFGPCITVPAALQALASNPDLHLLLVGDPSALTPLLAKVDSPLFSRLEIVPAESVIAGDARPSQAIRASRGTSMRIALELIREGRAQACVSAGNTGALMGLATLLIKPIEGIDRPALVTMLPHQQHGKSVVLDLGANVDCDSAMLVQFAVMGSVMAEEVLGLQNPRVALLNIGEEESKGLASIRGAAAQLKTMPSINYIGYLEGNELLTGKTDVMVCDGFVGNVTLKTMEGVVRMFLSLLKGSSGRGESRQAQPWWLKFLGRWLQRRLARRFGHLNPDHYNGACLLGLRGTVIKSHGAANQNAFAVAIEQAMQTVQRQLPERIASRLKAVLPKSD; from the coding sequence TTGACGCGCCTAACCTTGGCGTTAGATGCAATGGGCGGGGACTTCGGTCCCTGCATTACAGTGCCTGCAGCGTTGCAGGCACTGGCTTCTAATCCAGACCTCCATCTGCTGCTGGTTGGCGACCCTTCTGCGCTTACTCCATTACTCGCTAAAGTCGATTCCCCTTTATTTTCCCGTTTGGAAATCGTGCCGGCTGAATCGGTAATAGCTGGCGATGCGCGTCCATCCCAGGCTATTCGTGCCAGTCGGGGGACATCTATGCGCATCGCTCTGGAGTTGATCAGGGAAGGGCGAGCGCAGGCCTGCGTTAGCGCAGGCAATACCGGCGCATTGATGGGGCTGGCGACATTATTGATCAAACCCATTGAGGGGATTGATCGTCCGGCATTGGTGACAATGCTGCCCCATCAGCAGCACGGGAAGAGCGTGGTGCTGGATTTGGGCGCGAATGTTGATTGCGATAGCGCAATGTTAGTGCAGTTCGCCGTGATGGGATCGGTCATGGCGGAAGAAGTGCTCGGATTGCAGAATCCGCGCGTGGCGTTGCTGAATATCGGTGAAGAAGAGAGCAAGGGGCTCGCTAGTATCCGGGGCGCAGCGGCGCAACTGAAAACCATGCCTTCGATTAACTATATCGGTTATCTGGAAGGCAACGAATTACTGACCGGCAAAACGGATGTGATGGTCTGTGACGGTTTCGTGGGAAACGTCACGTTGAAAACCATGGAAGGTGTAGTGCGAATGTTTCTGTCTCTCCTGAAGGGCTCGTCCGGCAGGGGAGAAAGTCGGCAAGCACAGCCATGGTGGTTGAAATTTTTAGGGCGCTGGTTGCAACGGCGTCTGGCCAGGCGGTTTGGACACCTGAACCCTGACCACTATAACGGCGCATGTCTGTTAGGATTACGTGGAACTGTCATAAAAAGCCACGGTGCAGCAAACCAGAATGCGTTTGCTGTTGCAATTGAACAGGCGATGCAGACGGTGCAGCGGCAACTCCCGGAGAGGATTGCGTCGCGACTAAAGGCTGTATTACCCAAGAGTGACTGA
- the fabD gene encoding ACP S-malonyltransferase, translating to MTKFAMVFPGQGSQSVGMLAELAEKFPLIKETFDEASSVLGYDLWQLSQQGPAEELNKTWQTQPALLTASVALWRVWRQQGGALPTLMSGHSLGEYSALVCAGVLDFKQAVSLVELRGKLMQEAVPEGTGAMYAIIGLDNDAIAAACAEAAQGQVVSPVNFNSPGQVVIAGNKEAVERAGAACKAAGAKRALPLPVSVPSHCALMEPAARKLADALEAITFNAPDVPVVNNVDVRAESAPEAIRSALVRQLHNPVRWTECVEYMAAQGVVTLVETGPGKVLTGLTKRIVDSLTATAINDPASLSAALEQ from the coding sequence ATGACGAAATTTGCAATGGTATTTCCCGGTCAGGGTTCCCAGTCGGTGGGTATGCTGGCTGAACTGGCTGAAAAATTCCCGCTGATCAAAGAAACGTTTGACGAAGCCTCCTCGGTTCTGGGATATGATCTGTGGCAGCTTTCCCAGCAAGGACCAGCGGAAGAACTGAACAAGACCTGGCAGACCCAGCCGGCGCTGTTAACGGCGTCAGTCGCTCTGTGGCGCGTCTGGCGGCAGCAGGGCGGCGCGTTGCCGACGCTGATGTCCGGCCATAGCCTGGGCGAATATTCTGCACTGGTGTGCGCCGGCGTTCTGGATTTCAAGCAGGCGGTCAGCCTGGTTGAACTGCGCGGCAAACTGATGCAGGAAGCGGTACCGGAAGGGACCGGCGCAATGTATGCCATCATCGGTTTGGATAATGATGCGATTGCCGCAGCCTGTGCCGAAGCCGCGCAAGGTCAGGTAGTTTCGCCGGTCAACTTCAACTCGCCGGGGCAGGTGGTTATTGCCGGTAACAAAGAAGCGGTTGAGCGCGCGGGCGCAGCCTGTAAAGCTGCGGGTGCGAAACGCGCGTTGCCGTTGCCGGTCAGCGTACCTTCCCACTGTGCGCTGATGGAGCCGGCGGCCCGTAAGCTGGCGGATGCGCTGGAAGCGATCACCTTTAATGCGCCGGACGTACCGGTGGTCAATAATGTGGATGTTCGCGCTGAATCCGCACCGGAAGCGATTCGCAGCGCGCTGGTGCGCCAGTTGCATAACCCGGTCCGTTGGACGGAATGTGTCGAATACATGGCCGCGCAGGGTGTGGTTACCCTGGTGGAAACCGGCCCTGGTAAGGTGTTGACCGGGCTGACCAAACGAATCGTTGATAGTCTCACGGCAACGGCGATTAATGATCCTGCTTCCTTATCGGCAGCGCTTGAACAGTAA
- a CDS encoding beta-ketoacyl-ACP synthase III, which produces MYTKILGTGSYLPEQIRTNADLEKMVDTSDEWIVTRTGIRERRIAAPDESVASMGYRAAQNALDMAGVDSNQVGLLIVATTSSSHAFPSSACQIQQMLGIKDTIAFDLAAACAGFAYALSVADQYVKSGAVDYALVIGSDALSRTLDPADRGTLILFGDAAGAVLLGRSEEPGILSTHLHADGRYGDLLTLPYADRQEPQPAYLTMAGNEVFKVAVTELAHIVEETLDASGLNKSELDWLVPHQANLRIISATAKKLGMGMDKVVVTLDRHGNTSAASVPSALDEAVRDGRIQRGQLILLEAFGGGFTWGSALIRF; this is translated from the coding sequence ATGTATACAAAGATTCTCGGAACGGGAAGCTATTTGCCCGAACAAATCAGGACGAACGCTGATTTAGAAAAAATGGTGGATACGTCGGACGAATGGATCGTCACACGTACCGGTATTCGCGAACGCCGCATTGCTGCTCCAGATGAAAGCGTTGCCTCCATGGGGTACCGTGCCGCGCAGAACGCGCTCGACATGGCGGGAGTCGACAGTAATCAGGTCGGCTTGCTTATCGTAGCGACCACGTCGTCCAGCCATGCTTTCCCCAGTTCGGCCTGCCAGATCCAGCAGATGCTGGGTATTAAAGACACGATCGCCTTTGATCTTGCCGCCGCCTGCGCGGGATTCGCCTATGCATTGAGCGTGGCCGATCAGTATGTGAAAAGCGGCGCGGTGGATTATGCATTGGTCATCGGTTCCGATGCCTTGTCCAGAACGCTCGACCCGGCCGATCGCGGCACTCTGATTCTGTTCGGCGACGCCGCTGGCGCTGTCTTGCTGGGCCGCTCGGAAGAGCCGGGAATCCTTTCCACGCATCTGCACGCAGATGGTCGCTATGGCGATCTTCTGACATTGCCTTATGCGGATCGCCAGGAACCGCAGCCTGCTTATTTGACGATGGCGGGCAACGAAGTATTTAAAGTCGCCGTAACGGAACTGGCCCACATTGTCGAAGAAACGCTGGATGCGTCCGGCCTGAATAAAAGCGAACTCGACTGGCTGGTCCCTCATCAGGCAAACCTGCGCATTATCAGCGCCACCGCTAAAAAACTAGGCATGGGCATGGATAAAGTGGTGGTGACGCTGGATCGTCACGGTAATACGTCCGCCGCTTCCGTTCCTTCCGCACTGGATGAGGCCGTCCGCGATGGTCGTATCCAGCGCGGTCAGTTGATTTTGCTGGAAGCGTTTGGCGGCGGCTTTACCTGGGGCTCTGCTCTGATTCGTTTTTGA
- a CDS encoding Maf family protein, with amino-acid sequence MSRIVLASTSLYRKALLEKLGLPFVCAAPDIDETPADGESAGELVGRLATGKARALAGRYPDNLIIGSDQVCVLEGVITGKPHTRENAIRQLQQASGRCITFYTGLALFNSATARLQCVVEPFEVHFRTLSTCEIERYVDCEHPFDCAGSFKSEGLGIALFDRLSGRDPNTLIGLPLITLLELLREEGVNPLLP; translated from the coding sequence ATGTCCCGAATTGTCCTTGCTTCCACCTCTCTGTACCGCAAAGCCCTGCTGGAAAAACTGGGGCTGCCGTTTGTCTGCGCGGCGCCCGATATCGATGAAACTCCGGCCGACGGCGAAAGCGCCGGCGAACTGGTCGGCCGACTGGCGACCGGCAAAGCCCGCGCGCTGGCCGGGCGATATCCCGACAACCTGATCATCGGCAGCGATCAGGTCTGTGTGCTGGAGGGCGTCATCACCGGCAAACCTCACACCCGGGAAAACGCCATACGCCAATTGCAACAGGCCAGCGGACGATGCATCACTTTTTATACCGGACTGGCCTTATTCAACAGCGCAACCGCGCGTCTGCAATGCGTAGTAGAGCCGTTCGAGGTGCATTTCCGTACGCTCAGCACATGCGAAATCGAACGCTATGTCGATTGCGAACATCCCTTTGACTGCGCCGGCAGCTTTAAAAGCGAAGGGCTTGGCATCGCGCTGTTTGACCGGTTATCCGGCCGGGATCCCAATACCCTGATCGGTTTACCGCTGATTACGCTGCTGGAATTATTGCGAGAGGAAGGCGTGAATCCGTTATTACCGTGA